One window from the genome of Roseomonas haemaphysalidis encodes:
- a CDS encoding DUF6476 family protein, whose translation MRALKILVSVMGVMIVAATVLLVVLVIQRGGKAVQGVAVNTELALRQPAGSRIAGIATLDGQLAVWVDRPDGGRVLMLDPRGLRQTGEIRLGE comes from the coding sequence GTGCGCGCGCTCAAAATTCTGGTGTCCGTCATGGGCGTGATGATCGTCGCCGCCACGGTGTTGCTGGTGGTGCTGGTCATCCAGCGGGGCGGCAAGGCCGTGCAGGGGGTGGCTGTTAACACGGAACTGGCCCTGCGGCAGCCCGCCGGCAGCCGTATCGCCGGCATTGCCACGCTGGATGGGCAGCTCGCGGTGTGGGTCGACCGCCCGGACGGCGGCCGCGTTCTCATGCTGGACCCGCGCGGCCTGCGCCAGACCGGGGAAATCCGCCTGGGCGAATAA
- a CDS encoding DUF2256 domain-containing protein, with the protein MPPMRRKADLPSKPCAACGRPFAWRRKWAACWDEVRFCSDACRRQRRGRDEKTTESGQKTP; encoded by the coding sequence ATGCCACCGATGCGCCGCAAGGCCGACCTGCCCAGCAAGCCCTGCGCCGCCTGCGGCCGGCCTTTCGCGTGGCGGCGGAAATGGGCGGCATGCTGGGACGAGGTCCGCTTCTGCTCCGATGCCTGCCGCCGCCAGCGTCGGGGGCGTGACGAAAAAACTACGGAAAGCGGTCAGAAGACGCCTTGA
- a CDS encoding bifunctional diguanylate cyclase/phosphodiesterase, with the protein MADPTGPFGFPSQRGVIDAIGRDQVMLHLDLDGIIVEANRHFLTMVGHAPAEVVGRHCGLFLTPGHLPGGEHQDIGSVLRAGLPQSGQFRCVGHAGREHWLQASFHPVPGEQGQPSGIILLGTDITAERTRRMDLEWQVSAIRKSYAVITFDMSGIILDANQTFLDAVGYELEDIQGRHHRMFVEPSYAHGAEYAAFWRDLARGHHRAGQFRRIGRGGREIWLQATYNPVSGPDGRPAKVVKYATVVTEETLRQAEHQGQIAALHKALCVVSFDIDGTVIDANDVFLDATGYRLSEVRGRHHGIFMPQDDAGSAEHTEFWASLSRGEHKSAEFKRLTRDGREIWLQATYNPILDHSGRPFRVIKYATDITAAKLQHAENQGQITAIHKAQGVITFALDGTILDANENFLAMMGYRQDEVIGHHHRGMMEPGQAETPEYAEFWRILRAGQFHSGLYKRIGKNGRIVWIQASYNPILDLNGRPLKIIKFATDVTTNVALAEAFEDAKRQAQHDAATSLPNRVRLNSFMTSALAHPDARLAVLYLDLDKFKPINDTYGHQVGDRVLGEVADRLRRSLGHDQIAARVGGDEFVIAAPGLTDEQVEALCQKLIDVVTAPIQHEGDALHIGMSIGVAISPIDGTLPDELLRCADAALYSSKQNGRGTFSFYASTLNDRLLAYRGLVEDMRRGLAAGEFFLEYQPRFDTRGRSVRSVEALVRWHHPERGRIGPVDFIPIAERSGLIMPLGEWVLRTACQAAAQWPAIGVSVNVSPVQFHNTDVAELVRRVVEETGFDASRLEVEVTEGVLLEDAERARNALGGLKALGVKLAMDDFGTGYSSLSSLRSFPFDVIKIDRQFINDMEDRDGGREVVQAILGLGKALGLSVTAEGVETVRQLTMLTADDCIEVQGYLLAHPMSLESVSTLLSGGGAGKHREGQAA; encoded by the coding sequence GTGGCTGATCCCACCGGCCCCTTTGGCTTTCCCAGCCAGCGTGGCGTGATCGACGCCATCGGCCGCGACCAGGTCATGCTGCATCTCGACCTCGATGGCATCATCGTCGAGGCCAATCGGCATTTCCTGACGATGGTCGGCCATGCCCCGGCGGAGGTGGTCGGCCGACATTGCGGGCTGTTCCTGACCCCGGGGCACCTGCCAGGTGGGGAGCACCAGGATATCGGTTCGGTGCTGCGGGCTGGGCTGCCGCAGTCCGGGCAATTCCGCTGCGTGGGGCATGCCGGGCGGGAGCACTGGCTGCAGGCCAGCTTCCATCCCGTGCCGGGCGAGCAGGGGCAGCCATCCGGGATCATCCTGCTCGGCACCGACATCACCGCCGAACGGACGCGGCGGATGGACCTCGAATGGCAGGTCAGCGCCATCCGCAAATCCTACGCCGTCATTACCTTCGACATGAGCGGCATCATCCTCGACGCCAATCAAACCTTTCTGGATGCGGTGGGCTACGAGCTCGAGGATATCCAGGGCCGGCACCACCGCATGTTCGTCGAGCCGTCCTATGCCCACGGTGCCGAATACGCGGCCTTCTGGCGTGACCTGGCCCGGGGCCATCACCGGGCCGGACAATTCCGCCGCATCGGCCGCGGTGGGCGCGAGATCTGGCTGCAGGCCACGTATAATCCGGTTTCCGGCCCGGATGGCCGGCCGGCGAAGGTGGTGAAGTACGCGACCGTCGTGACCGAGGAAACGCTGCGCCAGGCGGAACACCAGGGCCAGATCGCGGCGCTGCACAAGGCGCTGTGCGTCGTGTCCTTCGACATCGACGGCACCGTCATCGACGCCAATGACGTGTTCCTCGACGCGACCGGCTACCGGCTGTCGGAAGTGCGGGGCCGCCATCACGGCATCTTCATGCCGCAGGACGATGCCGGAAGCGCGGAGCACACGGAATTCTGGGCCAGCTTGTCACGGGGCGAGCACAAGTCGGCGGAGTTCAAGCGCCTGACCAGGGACGGCCGGGAGATCTGGCTGCAGGCCACCTACAACCCGATCCTGGACCACAGCGGCCGCCCCTTCCGGGTCATCAAATACGCCACGGACATCACCGCCGCCAAGCTGCAGCATGCCGAGAACCAGGGGCAGATCACCGCGATCCACAAGGCCCAGGGCGTCATCACATTCGCGCTCGACGGCACCATCCTCGATGCCAACGAGAACTTCCTGGCGATGATGGGATACCGGCAGGACGAGGTGATCGGCCATCATCATCGCGGCATGATGGAGCCTGGGCAGGCCGAAACGCCGGAATACGCCGAATTCTGGCGCATCCTGCGGGCCGGGCAATTTCATTCGGGGTTGTACAAGCGCATCGGCAAGAATGGCCGGATTGTCTGGATACAGGCCAGCTACAACCCGATCCTGGATCTGAACGGCAGGCCGCTCAAGATCATCAAGTTCGCCACGGACGTCACCACCAATGTCGCCTTGGCCGAGGCGTTTGAGGATGCCAAGCGCCAGGCGCAGCACGACGCCGCGACCTCGCTGCCCAACCGTGTGCGGTTGAACAGCTTCATGACCTCCGCTCTCGCGCATCCCGATGCGCGGCTCGCGGTCCTGTATCTCGACCTCGACAAGTTCAAGCCCATCAACGACACCTATGGCCATCAGGTCGGCGACCGGGTGCTGGGCGAGGTGGCCGACCGGCTCCGCCGCAGCCTTGGCCACGACCAGATCGCCGCGCGCGTCGGGGGCGACGAATTCGTCATCGCCGCCCCCGGCCTCACCGACGAGCAGGTGGAGGCGCTGTGCCAGAAGCTGATCGACGTGGTCACCGCGCCGATCCAGCACGAAGGCGACGCGTTGCACATCGGCATGTCGATCGGCGTCGCCATCTCGCCGATCGATGGCACGTTGCCGGATGAGCTGCTGCGCTGCGCGGATGCGGCGCTGTACAGCTCCAAGCAGAACGGCCGCGGCACCTTCAGCTTCTATGCCAGCACGCTGAACGACCGGCTGCTGGCGTATCGCGGCCTGGTGGAGGACATGCGGCGCGGCCTGGCGGCGGGCGAGTTCTTTCTGGAATACCAGCCGCGCTTCGACACGCGCGGCCGCAGCGTCCGGAGCGTCGAGGCGCTGGTGCGGTGGCACCACCCGGAGCGTGGCCGCATCGGGCCGGTGGATTTCATCCCCATCGCCGAGCGCAGCGGGCTGATCATGCCGCTCGGCGAATGGGTGCTCCGCACCGCCTGCCAGGCGGCGGCGCAATGGCCGGCGATCGGCGTTTCTGTCAACGTGTCGCCGGTCCAGTTCCACAACACCGACGTGGCGGAGCTCGTGCGGCGGGTGGTCGAGGAAACCGGTTTCGACGCCAGCCGGCTGGAGGTGGAGGTGACCGAGGGCGTGCTGCTGGAGGATGCCGAGCGGGCGCGCAATGCCCTGGGCGGCCTGAAAGCCCTGGGCGTCAAGCTCGCCATGGATGACTTCGGCACCGGCTACTCCTCTCTCAGCTCGCTGCGCAGCTTTCCCTTCGACGTCATCAAGATCGACCGGCAGTTCATCAACGACATGGAGGACCGCGACGGCGGCCGCGAGGTCGTGCAGGCGATCCTCGGCCTCGGCAAGGCCCTGGGCCTGTCGGTGACGGCCGAGGGCGTGGAAACGGTGCGGCAGTTGACCATGCTCACGGCCGACGACTGCATCGAGGTGCAGGGCTACCTGCTGGCGCACCCCATGTCGCTGGAAAGCGTTTCGACGCTTTTGTCCGGCGGCGGCGCCGGGAAACACAGGGAAGGGCAGGCGGCCTGA
- a CDS encoding GAF domain-containing protein, which translates to MPEMLADAFEQAAGHDDGPLPLVRAADRLSRAMLGQQLCTAMVFDRDAMTVQRIFSSRPAEYPVGGRKPKRDTAWGRQVLLQARRFEGEGEDAIRTHFADHDVILGLGLRSIVNLPIVARGRCLGTLNLLWPAERLDAGHVQLARMLALLATPDWTGGNLPATG; encoded by the coding sequence ATGCCTGAGATGTTGGCGGATGCCTTCGAGCAGGCGGCGGGGCACGACGACGGCCCGCTGCCGCTGGTCCGCGCCGCCGACCGGCTGTCGCGCGCCATGCTGGGGCAGCAGCTGTGTACCGCCATGGTCTTTGACCGGGATGCCATGACGGTGCAGCGCATCTTCAGCTCCCGCCCCGCGGAATATCCGGTGGGCGGGCGCAAGCCCAAGCGCGACACCGCCTGGGGGCGGCAGGTGCTGCTGCAAGCCCGCCGCTTCGAGGGCGAGGGCGAGGACGCGATCCGCACGCATTTCGCCGACCATGACGTGATCCTCGGCCTCGGGCTGCGCAGCATCGTCAACCTGCCCATCGTCGCGCGCGGGCGCTGCCTCGGCACGCTCAACCTGCTGTGGCCGGCGGAGCGGCTGGATGCCGGACATGTGCAGCTGGCGCGGATGCTGGCGCTGCTGGCCACGCCGGACTGGACCGGCGGCAACCTGCCGGCGACGGGCTAG
- a CDS encoding ArsO family NAD(P)H-dependent flavin-containing monooxygenase, with amino-acid sequence MTGGQVVRDVVVIGGGQSGLAAGYFLRRANTDFEILDAHDRPGGAWPDAWDSLKLFSPAQTSSLPGWPMPPTAGGYPTRDHVVDYLSAYEQRYGLPVQRPVRVKDVLRATHALSVRTDRGIWLAKAVISATGGAGQPFIPPVSGRMMFRGRQLHSSAYRSPDEFAGQSVLVVGGGNSGAQILAEVSKVAATAWVTTEQPRFLPDDVDGRVLFERATARVRAELDGHAPEAEPGSLGDIVMVPALREARERGVLGTVLPFSRFTHDGVMWPDGTRVAVDAVIWCTGFRPALGHLSHLGVLEADGRVAVRQGRAVRQPRLWMLGYGEWTGAASATLAGITRNARDTVQAVLQSIGGVEGAGPA; translated from the coding sequence ATGACCGGCGGGCAGGTCGTGCGGGACGTGGTGGTGATCGGCGGCGGCCAGTCCGGGCTGGCCGCCGGGTACTTTTTGCGCCGCGCGAACACGGATTTCGAGATCCTGGATGCCCATGACCGGCCCGGCGGCGCATGGCCCGACGCCTGGGATTCCCTGAAGCTGTTTTCGCCCGCGCAAACCAGCTCGCTGCCCGGCTGGCCCATGCCGCCCACCGCCGGCGGCTATCCCACCCGCGACCACGTGGTGGACTACCTGTCGGCCTATGAGCAGCGCTACGGCCTGCCGGTGCAGCGGCCGGTGCGGGTCAAGGACGTGCTGCGCGCGACCCACGCCCTGTCCGTGCGCACGGATCGCGGCATCTGGCTGGCCAAGGCCGTGATCAGCGCCACCGGCGGCGCCGGGCAGCCCTTCATTCCCCCGGTGTCCGGGCGGATGATGTTTCGCGGGCGGCAGCTGCATTCCTCCGCCTACCGTTCGCCGGATGAATTCGCGGGGCAAAGCGTGCTGGTGGTGGGCGGCGGCAATTCGGGCGCGCAGATCCTGGCGGAAGTCTCCAAGGTTGCCGCCACCGCCTGGGTCACCACGGAACAGCCGCGTTTCCTGCCGGACGACGTGGATGGCCGCGTGCTGTTCGAGCGCGCCACGGCCCGCGTGCGGGCCGAGCTGGATGGCCACGCGCCGGAAGCCGAGCCGGGCAGCCTGGGCGACATCGTCATGGTGCCCGCGCTGCGGGAAGCGCGGGAGCGCGGCGTGCTGGGCACCGTGCTGCCGTTTTCCCGCTTCACCCATGACGGGGTGATGTGGCCGGACGGCACGCGTGTCGCGGTGGATGCCGTGATCTGGTGCACCGGCTTCCGCCCGGCGCTCGGCCACCTGTCGCATCTGGGCGTGCTGGAAGCCGATGGCCGGGTCGCCGTCCGGCAGGGGCGCGCGGTGCGCCAGCCGCGCCTATGGATGCTGGGCTACGGCGAATGGACGGGCGCGGCCTCGGCGACGCTGGCCGGCATCACCCGCAACGCGCGCGATACCGTCCAGGCCGTGCTGCAATCCATCGGTGGCGTGGAGGGCGCCGGGCCGGCCTAG